A region from the Sandaracinus amylolyticus genome encodes:
- a CDS encoding glycosyltransferase family 87 protein, translated as MSRAQQIARRLALPAAIWAISAAVYAGVAGPRTSGPSPDNHFVHLADSFLHGQLGVLGNRPPGTNDWACYDTETQDVCPPGAFSHPRDSQRWYVSFPPFPAIVILPAVALFGPGLSDTLFWALFAGLAPALLFVILRRLRETDRSQRTVRDDLLLTTLFAFGTVFFFTAVQGAVWFAGHVVGVVMILAYVYCALDARRPALAGLMLGLAFMTRATTAALVLFFAIEAMRISRVGPEPEYGDQPSVARRVYLWTTRVQWRDVLKRWAIFAAPILVIGAIAMWMNEERFENPFEFGHRYLMIRWRGRIETWGLFSYHYLSKNLAVFLASLPWLTAQEPHVIISRHGLALWFTTPALLLALWPRRVDAQMVALYAASAAVAIWNLLYQNSGWVQFGYRFALDYLPLVFVAIALGGRRFGPGFLLALVFAIVVNTFGAITFDRAWQYYDDDGTQERVFQPD; from the coding sequence ATGTCGCGCGCACAGCAGATCGCACGTCGTCTCGCGCTCCCGGCGGCGATCTGGGCGATCAGCGCAGCCGTCTACGCCGGCGTCGCCGGGCCGCGCACCTCGGGCCCGAGCCCCGACAACCACTTCGTGCACCTCGCCGACTCGTTCCTCCACGGACAGCTCGGCGTGCTCGGCAATCGCCCGCCCGGCACCAACGACTGGGCCTGTTACGACACCGAGACCCAGGACGTCTGTCCGCCCGGCGCGTTCTCGCATCCGCGCGACTCGCAGCGCTGGTACGTCTCGTTCCCGCCGTTCCCCGCGATCGTGATCCTACCCGCGGTCGCGCTCTTCGGGCCCGGCCTCTCCGACACGCTCTTCTGGGCGCTCTTCGCGGGGCTCGCGCCCGCGCTGCTCTTCGTCATCCTCCGACGCCTTCGCGAGACCGATCGCTCGCAGCGCACCGTGCGCGACGATCTGCTGCTCACGACGCTCTTCGCGTTCGGCACCGTCTTCTTCTTCACCGCCGTGCAGGGCGCGGTGTGGTTCGCGGGGCACGTCGTCGGCGTCGTGATGATCCTCGCGTACGTCTACTGCGCGCTCGACGCGCGACGCCCCGCGCTCGCCGGCCTCATGCTCGGCCTCGCGTTCATGACGCGCGCGACGACCGCCGCGCTCGTACTCTTCTTCGCGATCGAGGCGATGCGCATCTCACGCGTCGGCCCCGAGCCCGAGTACGGCGATCAACCGAGCGTCGCGCGCCGCGTCTATCTCTGGACCACGCGCGTGCAGTGGCGCGACGTGCTGAAGCGCTGGGCGATCTTCGCCGCGCCCATCCTCGTGATCGGCGCGATCGCGATGTGGATGAACGAAGAGCGCTTCGAGAATCCGTTCGAGTTCGGGCATCGCTACCTGATGATCCGATGGCGCGGCCGAATCGAGACGTGGGGGCTCTTCAGCTACCACTATCTCTCGAAGAACCTCGCGGTGTTCCTCGCGTCGCTCCCGTGGCTCACCGCGCAAGAGCCGCACGTAATCATCAGTCGCCACGGACTGGCGCTCTGGTTCACGACGCCCGCGCTCCTGCTGGCGCTCTGGCCGCGCCGGGTCGACGCGCAGATGGTCGCGCTCTACGCCGCGAGCGCGGCAGTCGCGATCTGGAACCTGCTCTATCAGAACAGCGGATGGGTCCAGTTCGGATATCGATTCGCGCTCGACTATCTGCCGCTCGTGTTCGTCGCGATCGCGCTCGGGGGGCGTCGATTCGGCCCGGGCTTCCTGCTCGCGCTCGTGTTCGCGATCG
- a CDS encoding xanthine dehydrogenase small subunit, with product MAISEAIRFRLNGREVEARGVDPNTTLLHWLRASGLTGSKEGCAEGECGACAVALVETGPDGRTRYEAINSCLFLVAQAQGREIVSVEGVAPSERALHPVQEAMARGGGSQCGYCTPGFVVSLFAEYYRGEEGPLDEESFAGNLCRCTGYRPIRDAAHELATIRRTRSEADDAHRERLAAPAPESKSFAYAASTRRFHRPTTLAEATALLAHEPELTIVAGGTDVVVDINQRHVRHAAIVSLDRVAELRGVRIGESAIEIGAGEPLARLEERLHGTIAMFDQLLPLFSSRLIRTRATLGGNLVTASPIGDSPPVLLALGAEVVIAGPNDDRAVAIDEFFAGYRKTALAKGELVRAVRIPRPLPGIQRFYKVSKRRMDDISTVAGAFAIDVDARGVVTSARLAFGGVAATPIRARRAEAALIGKPFGHAAIGSAVVAARGELAPIDDHRGSAKYRRAMIGALLEKLVADESETVATR from the coding sequence ATGGCGATCTCGGAGGCGATCCGGTTCCGGCTGAATGGGCGTGAGGTCGAGGCGCGCGGGGTCGATCCCAACACGACGCTCTTGCACTGGCTGCGCGCGAGCGGGCTCACCGGCAGCAAGGAAGGCTGCGCCGAGGGCGAGTGCGGCGCGTGCGCGGTCGCGCTCGTCGAGACCGGCCCCGATGGCCGCACCCGCTACGAGGCGATCAACTCCTGTCTCTTCCTCGTCGCGCAGGCGCAGGGACGCGAGATCGTCAGCGTCGAAGGCGTCGCGCCGAGCGAGCGCGCGCTGCACCCCGTGCAAGAGGCGATGGCCAGGGGCGGCGGCTCGCAGTGCGGGTACTGCACGCCGGGCTTCGTGGTCTCGCTGTTCGCCGAGTACTACCGCGGTGAAGAAGGTCCGCTCGACGAGGAGTCGTTCGCGGGGAACCTCTGCCGCTGCACCGGTTACCGTCCGATTCGCGATGCCGCGCACGAGCTCGCGACCATCCGCCGCACGCGCAGCGAGGCCGACGACGCACATCGTGAGCGGCTCGCAGCGCCCGCGCCGGAGTCGAAGTCGTTCGCCTACGCCGCGTCGACGCGTCGGTTTCATCGACCGACGACGCTCGCCGAGGCGACCGCGCTGCTCGCGCACGAGCCCGAGCTCACGATCGTCGCGGGCGGCACCGACGTGGTGGTCGACATCAACCAGCGCCACGTGCGTCACGCCGCGATCGTGTCGCTCGATCGCGTCGCCGAGCTGCGCGGTGTGCGCATCGGCGAGAGCGCGATCGAGATCGGCGCCGGCGAGCCCCTCGCGCGCCTCGAAGAGCGACTGCACGGCACGATCGCGATGTTCGACCAGCTCCTGCCGCTCTTCTCGTCGCGGCTCATCCGCACGCGCGCGACGCTCGGCGGGAACCTCGTCACCGCTTCGCCGATCGGCGACTCGCCGCCGGTGCTGCTCGCGCTCGGCGCCGAGGTGGTGATCGCGGGGCCCAACGACGACCGCGCCGTCGCGATCGACGAGTTCTTCGCGGGATATCGCAAGACCGCGCTCGCGAAGGGCGAGCTCGTGCGCGCGGTGCGCATCCCGCGCCCGCTGCCGGGCATCCAGCGCTTCTACAAGGTCAGCAAGCGGCGCATGGACGACATCTCGACGGTCGCGGGCGCGTTCGCGATCGACGTCGACGCGCGCGGTGTGGTGACCAGCGCGCGGCTCGCGTTCGGCGGCGTCGCGGCGACGCCGATCCGCGCACGTCGCGCCGAAGCAGCGCTGATCGGCAAGCCGTTCGGGCACGCGGCGATCGGCTCGGCGGTGGTCGCGGCGCGCGGCGAGCTCGCGCCGATCGACGATCATCGCGGCAGCGCGAAGTACCGCCGCGCGATGATCGGCGCGCTGCTCGAGAAGCTCGTCGCCGACGAGTCGGAGACGGTCGCGACGCGATGA
- a CDS encoding GNAT family N-acetyltransferase, which produces MIVPFEPAHAQGVIALVVPIQRDEFSVPITAEEQPDLLDPVRFFRRGAGDFWVALERDRVIGTVGLLDVEGLGVLRKMFVAKEHRGSGLAARLLEVAIERAVEERLESIVLGTVDVLKGAHRFYEKHGFTRIDERDLPARFPRVAVDTVFYERRLG; this is translated from the coding sequence ATGATCGTCCCGTTCGAGCCCGCGCACGCGCAGGGCGTGATCGCGCTCGTGGTGCCGATCCAGCGCGACGAGTTCTCGGTGCCGATCACCGCGGAAGAGCAGCCGGATCTGCTCGATCCGGTGCGCTTCTTCCGGCGCGGCGCGGGCGACTTCTGGGTCGCGCTGGAGCGTGATCGTGTGATCGGCACGGTGGGCCTGCTCGACGTCGAGGGGCTCGGCGTGCTGCGCAAGATGTTCGTCGCGAAGGAGCATCGCGGAAGCGGGCTCGCTGCGCGCTTGCTCGAGGTCGCGATCGAGCGCGCCGTCGAGGAGCGGCTCGAGTCGATCGTGCTCGGCACCGTGGACGTGCTGAAGGGCGCCCACCGCTTCTACGAGAAGCACGGGTTCACGCGCATCGACGAGCGCGATCTGCCCGCGCGCTTCCCGCGCGTCGCGGTGGACACCGTGTTCTACGAGCGGCGCCTCGGCTGA